The Cellulomonas fulva genome includes a window with the following:
- a CDS encoding heme ABC transporter ATP-binding protein, giving the protein MSAATADRAPALTAHGVRVVLGGRPVVDGVDVAVAAGQVHALVGPNGAGKSTLLAVLAGDRTPDAGEVRLAGEPLPAAAELARRRAVLLQEHTLTFPFTAEQVVAMGRAPWRGTPAADQDEVVVDAALRATDVGHLAVRTFPTLSGGEKARTAFARVLAQGTGVLLLDEPTAALDIAHQEQVLGIARRCAGLGMAVVVVLHDLSLAAAYADRVTVLERGGVAATGTPDEVLTPELLTRVYAHPIDVIRRERAAGPPELVVVPVRRHP; this is encoded by the coding sequence ATGAGCGCCGCGACCGCGGACCGGGCGCCGGCGCTGACCGCGCACGGCGTGCGCGTGGTCCTCGGCGGCCGCCCGGTCGTCGACGGCGTGGACGTCGCGGTGGCCGCCGGTCAGGTCCACGCGCTCGTCGGACCGAACGGCGCGGGCAAGAGCACGCTGCTCGCCGTGCTGGCGGGTGACCGCACGCCCGACGCGGGCGAGGTCCGGCTGGCCGGCGAGCCCCTGCCCGCTGCGGCCGAGCTGGCGCGCCGGCGCGCGGTGCTGCTCCAGGAGCACACACTGACGTTCCCGTTCACGGCGGAGCAGGTCGTGGCCATGGGTCGCGCGCCGTGGCGGGGCACGCCCGCCGCCGACCAGGACGAGGTCGTCGTCGACGCGGCGCTGCGCGCCACCGACGTCGGTCACCTCGCCGTCCGGACGTTCCCCACCCTGTCCGGCGGGGAGAAGGCACGCACGGCGTTCGCGCGCGTCCTGGCGCAGGGCACGGGCGTCCTGCTGCTCGACGAGCCGACCGCGGCCCTGGACATCGCGCACCAGGAGCAGGTGCTCGGCATCGCGCGCCGGTGCGCGGGCCTGGGCATGGCGGTCGTCGTCGTGCTGCACGACCTGTCGCTGGCGGCGGCGTACGCCGACCGCGTGACGGTGCTCGAGCGGGGCGGGGTCGCCGCGACCGGTACGCCCGACGAGGTCCTCACGCCCGAGCTGCTCACGCGCGTGTACGCCCACCCCATCGACGTCATCCGCCGGGAGCGCGCCGCGGGCCCGCCCGAGCTCGTCGTCGTCCCCGTCCGGAGGCACCCGTGA
- a CDS encoding FecCD family ABC transporter permease: MDFSTGTNALDLAGATRVDEPRPPATDRRRAVVLLVVLVALVAAALVAAVVGQLHVPPAEVVGSVLRRLGLDGASAASHPLADEALWTIRFPRIAMAMLVGAALATAGAVMQGVFGNPLAEPGVVGVSSGAALAASSVIVFGLTFLGTWTIAVLAFAGALVTAFAVYALSRANGRTEVVTLILTGIAVNAVAGAGLAFLTFLGDTQAREQIVFWQLGSLNGTRWPYVGVVAVLVVLGLVAVQTLARRLDLLALGDRAASHLGVDVERLRRVSIVVVALLTGAAVAFCGIISFVGLVVPHLVRMVVGPGHRVLLPASALGGAVLLLVADLVARTAVPYADLPIGMLTALVGGPFFFWLLRRTRRTSGGWA; the protein is encoded by the coding sequence ATGGACTTCTCGACCGGCACGAACGCGCTCGACCTCGCCGGTGCCACCCGCGTCGACGAGCCGCGCCCGCCGGCCACCGACCGTCGGCGGGCCGTCGTGCTGCTCGTCGTCCTGGTCGCGCTCGTGGCGGCGGCGCTCGTCGCCGCCGTGGTGGGTCAGCTCCACGTGCCGCCGGCCGAGGTGGTCGGGTCGGTCCTGCGGCGGCTCGGGCTGGACGGCGCGTCCGCCGCGAGCCACCCGTTGGCCGACGAGGCGCTGTGGACGATCCGGTTCCCCCGCATCGCCATGGCGATGCTGGTCGGTGCCGCGCTCGCGACGGCGGGCGCGGTGATGCAGGGCGTGTTCGGCAACCCCCTCGCGGAGCCCGGCGTCGTCGGCGTCTCGAGCGGCGCGGCCCTCGCCGCGAGCTCGGTGATCGTCTTCGGTCTGACGTTCCTGGGGACGTGGACCATCGCGGTGCTCGCGTTCGCCGGGGCGCTGGTGACCGCGTTCGCGGTCTACGCGCTCTCGCGCGCGAACGGTCGCACGGAGGTGGTCACCCTGATCCTCACCGGCATCGCGGTCAACGCGGTCGCCGGCGCCGGCCTGGCGTTCCTCACGTTCCTCGGGGACACCCAGGCGCGCGAGCAGATCGTCTTCTGGCAGCTCGGCTCGCTCAACGGCACGCGGTGGCCCTACGTCGGGGTCGTCGCGGTGCTCGTCGTGCTGGGCCTGGTCGCGGTGCAGACGCTCGCCCGCAGGCTCGACCTGCTCGCGCTCGGCGACCGGGCGGCAAGCCACCTGGGCGTCGACGTCGAGCGGCTCCGGCGGGTGTCGATCGTCGTGGTCGCCCTGCTCACGGGTGCCGCGGTCGCGTTCTGCGGGATCATCTCGTTCGTCGGTCTCGTCGTGCCGCACCTGGTGCGCATGGTCGTCGGACCCGGTCACCGCGTCCTGCTCCCCGCGAGCGCGCTGGGCGGCGCCGTGCTGCTGCTGGTCGCCGACCTCGTCGCGCGCACCGCGGTGCCCTACGCGGACCTGCCGATCGGCATGCTGACCGCGCTCGTCGGCGGCCCGTTCTTCTTCTGGCTGCTGCGCCGCACGCGCCGGACCTCGGGCGGCTGGGCATGA
- a CDS encoding heme/hemin ABC transporter substrate-binding protein, with translation MSVPRTRRSLAGASAALVALLALLTACGASPAPGSATGEDAVGTVGTVGTATTLADATPLADPASYVGASSARVADAAVEPVSADPQPQLPVTVTDAQGTEVTVTDVSRILAFDVYGTLARTVFELGLGDDVVGRDTSSAFDEIADLPNVTPGGHELSGEAVLGLNPSVVITDTSIGPWDVVLQLRDAGIPVVVVDSHRSLDGVADLTQQVADALGVPELGTELAERAQEEIDAKVAEIASVAPQATNDRLRMVFLYVRGQAGVYYMFGEGSGADDLIDGVGGLDVAAEIGWDGMKPVNDEGLVKAQPDLIIVMTKGLESVGGVDGLLERLPAVAQTPAGQHRRVVDMPDTQVLSFGPRAADTLDALARAIYAPGS, from the coding sequence TTGTCCGTCCCGCGCACCCGCCGTTCCCTCGCAGGAGCGTCCGCGGCGCTCGTCGCCCTCCTCGCCCTGCTGACCGCGTGCGGCGCCTCGCCCGCGCCCGGATCGGCGACCGGCGAGGACGCCGTCGGCACCGTCGGCACCGTCGGCACAGCCACGACCCTCGCCGACGCGACCCCGCTGGCGGACCCGGCGTCCTACGTCGGCGCCAGCAGCGCGCGCGTCGCGGACGCGGCGGTCGAGCCCGTCTCCGCCGACCCGCAGCCGCAGCTGCCGGTGACCGTCACCGACGCGCAGGGCACCGAGGTGACGGTGACCGACGTGAGCCGGATCCTCGCGTTCGACGTGTACGGCACGCTCGCCCGCACCGTCTTCGAGCTGGGGCTGGGGGACGACGTCGTCGGCCGGGACACGTCGTCGGCGTTCGACGAGATCGCGGACCTGCCCAACGTCACGCCCGGCGGGCACGAGCTGTCGGGTGAGGCCGTGCTGGGCCTGAACCCGAGCGTCGTCATCACCGACACGTCCATCGGCCCGTGGGACGTGGTGCTGCAGCTGCGCGACGCGGGCATCCCGGTGGTCGTGGTGGACTCGCACCGCAGCCTCGACGGCGTCGCGGACCTGACGCAGCAGGTCGCGGACGCGCTCGGGGTCCCCGAGCTCGGAACGGAGCTCGCCGAGCGTGCGCAGGAGGAGATCGACGCCAAGGTCGCCGAGATCGCGAGCGTCGCGCCGCAGGCCACCAACGACAGGCTGCGGATGGTGTTCCTCTACGTCCGCGGCCAGGCCGGCGTCTACTACATGTTCGGCGAGGGCTCGGGCGCGGACGACCTGATCGACGGGGTCGGCGGGCTCGACGTCGCGGCCGAGATCGGCTGGGACGGGATGAAGCCCGTCAACGACGAGGGGCTCGTGAAGGCACAGCCCGACCTGATCATCGTGATGACGAAGGGGCTCGAGTCCGTGGGCGGCGTGGACGGCCTGCTCGAGCGGCTGCCGGCCGTCGCGCAGACCCCCGCCGGTCAGCACCGGCGCGTCGTCGACATGCCCGACACCCAGGTGCTCAGCTTCGGGCCGCGCGCCGCGGACACGCTCGACGCGCTCGCCCGGGCGATCTACGCGCCGGGGTCCTGA